The stretch of DNA TAAAATGCgtcagaacagtgcttggcaagGAGTAAAATACTAAATACCATATTCTTGTATTCAGCATGTCTTTCCCATAAAATTGAACGCACTATGAAAGTCCGTTTGTCTTGTTCAGAGGTGCCTGGCACACTagaggtgctcagtaagtatttgctcAATGAACAAATGTTCCTGTGTTCATGTGTATCCTGAGTGAATGCTATGCTTAACCTTTGTGCTTAAGATACAAGAGCAAATACCTTCagcaaaatctgaaaaaaatcttcCAGTGCTCTAAAAATCGAAGAGTATGTAAAGAGAATGGCAGAGGTACTCTACCTGGAGGACAGAAGATCTCTGGAGCACCCTCTCCTGCGCAGACGGGTACAAAACTAATTTCTCCAGCAGTTCTTTGTGAAGTGGGTCGGACTCCAGGGCTTCATGGAAAGAAATGTCATGCTGGCTAAGGAGAGTGAATTTGGCCTTTCGGTAGAAAGTAGCCAGGCCTTCGTGCTGCTTGATTCTAAACACGCCTTCCAGCCCAAAGGCCTCGAGGGCCGGCACCAAGCTGTCTGTAAACACGCTGCGATCAACCTCTTGCAAACAGATGAGATCAGCGTTGTAGCCCGTGAGCTCCTTCTGGATAAGGTTCTGGCGGTAGTCGAGTTCCAGGGCGTAAGGGGCACAGTACGGGTAAAGGACGCTCCTCGAAAACTCAGTCTGGGCGTACGTGTCAGCCAGGAGGTTGTAAGAGACCGTGCGGATGAGAGAGTCGTCCGTCACTTTCTTGGTGTAGAGATGCCTGTGGTCAAAGGTGCACGTGCCAGGCCCTGCCTCCACGGGACACACACTTTCCAATTCCCGGCTTGGTCCGAAGCGCTGCCCATTGCCTGGGGTGCAATGAAGCTTCAGTCGGAGCCCGATGTCGGCATTGGACGGCGTGTAGACGCGCTCGTTCACACCGGTCTCCGTCCAACCAGCAGAGGGTGAAGAGGGAGATAATGACGAGGGGCCCCCGCCCTCTGGCTCTGCCGCTCCGGCTTTGGCTTCCTTGTACCAGCGGAAGACGGAGCTGGGGGGATCCCCAAATTCGAGGCTGAGCTTGGGGCAAACCGGGAAACCGGCCATGATGTAGCGTGGCAACTGCAGCTCGGTGAAGGCGGGCGGGTTGCGCTCCACCTTGTACTTGACATCGCCAATCTGCAGCACCGCGCCGTCCTGCCAGGCGTCCACGTTGAGCACGTCCTCAGCCACTGCCTCCTCCCGGTAGTACAGCTTCACCACGGGCTCGGAGGCCGCAGTCGACTCGGGCCCAGGCCCCGCAGAGGCCACGCCACCACTTGCATTTGGCCGGTTCTTCCTGCTCTTCTTGGCAGCGGCCGCCTTAGCGTGGCCTTTAAGGGCATTGGTTGCTATCCGGCTGAGAGCCCGACCCAGCGGCTCGCTTTGGTCGCGCTGCATGTTCTTGTGGCTGCCGTCGGCCAGCGCGAACGACAGGCTTAGCTTAGGCTCGGAGGGCACACAGCGCACTACAGCGCGCTCCATGGCGCCCGCCGCTTTCTCAGTCGCCGCCTCGGCCCGAGTGTGCCACTCCACCGCCGTGCGGACCCCACGAAGCACGGCGCGGGAACCCGGGAGTCTCCACATGAACCTGGTGGCCCAGCGGCCGCCAAGCCTCAGAGGAAGATTGAGAAGCTACAGCAGCCGGCTCCGGAATCCATTCAGTCCCTCAACTTCCGGCCAGAGAGGAGAGGACACCAGGTACTTCCGCTCCGCATTTTCGCCAGGTCGGTTTATACGCTTCCTTTTTTCCGTAGCCACGCCTATCTGTAATCCCTCCCAGCTTAATCTTTATCTTCAAATAGAGCCATAAAGAGGGGGAAATAAAGAAACCATGGAGATGCCTGAGGGAAATATTGGACTCCGTGTGTTTATCGAAAGTGCAGTTATAGGGCTGAAGGGAAGGTGCGCCAAGCCGGAAGTTGTTGGGGCGTTGTCATGGGTTCCACTTCCCCTATGGAAACGGGCACTTTTTCTGAATTCTAGCCAGGGCGGGTAGAGCTCGGCCGGGATTGCCAGCCTGGCTTCCGCTGTGGAAAGCGTTGCCAAGTTCCTCTCCACAGCATTCTCATTGCTGTTCGCCCTTTCCGAGGTGTGGGTGGGTTCGTTTCAGGCCGGGCCAGCGCAGACGCACAGAGCTGTTTTTGTGGTACTTAGTAACAATTAACGTTATACAAGAATTACGATTTAGGGAGCGAATGCTATGCTAAAAGCCTCATTTATGATTACGAGGTCCAGAGTGGTTAAATTACCCGCACAAGGTCACAAAGACATTGCTGAATGAATGGCAGGAGACAGAATAGCCAGTAAGAGAACACGAGAAGTGTAGCCTTCACTGAAAACCAAATGGAGAAAGTATACCAAGAGTGATTTTGTGTTGCAAATAATTAATATTCGGTGATTAACTGGGAATAAAAGACCTTGGAGACTTAAAAGACAAGCTGAGACGTCACTCTAGTCCACAAGTGATCTAACTGTATCCACTTTTCCTTATCCTGCAACTAGAATGCTTACGCACTGGGCTTACAATAAGCCATatcttgtggcacctgggtggctcagtgggttaaagcctctgccttcggcccagggtcctgggatccagcgccgcattgggctctctgcccagcagggagcctgcttccacctctctctctttctctgcttacttgtgatctgtgcctgtcaaataagtaataaataaaataaaaaaaaataagccatatCTTACCCTCTGGCTTACCATGAAAATAGGCTTTTGATTGTGTTCTAAAAGAGGATGGGTTTTGCAATTACTTGAAATTTCTATTCctgtcctgccctcctcccaccccaaataTTTGATAAGGTGAAGGCGTACTGATAGTATATATGCAGTTGGAAGCTCTAGTATAGGTATAAAAGTCATTACTTTGTATCAACTGACTaacataaggaagaaagaaaattagtctTTGTAGTCTAGTTGATAGTAGCTCATTTAATAAATCAGAGTTTTGAAATGGCATTTTTCTTATCCACAGCATTTTCCTTCATGCAACTTTGCAGAACTCCATCTTACATCAGCCTTTATAAAGAAAGATAGAAGACCTACTAGAAAATGTGAGTTTCCTTCAAGCAAACTGATGTAATTTAACAATTAGAAGTTTTAATCCCAGTTTTGAGACAGATGCCTTTTTCGTACTTCTCTtagtgtgtctctctctctctctatatatatatatattaattttttaaaagaataaaacagaccCATGTGACAAAAAGGTAGTCTTTCCACCACTGACTCCTGTGCAAACACAAACACTTATTATGAATATTATGTATTATGAACACTTATGTATACATACCTTTCTCCTACTTCTTTACACAAATAGGAATATGGTATACCTATGGTACAGTATCTTACTCTTTTTGAAAGAGGATTTCAACTACCACCATTTTGACCTCAAACTTTTTAATTATGTTCTTCCTCTCAGCTTATCTCTTTACACAGGCAAAAGACCCTATAGGCAGTGCATCTTGTGATGGTAATCAAAACTGCCTCCTCAAGCTCCCTTAGGCAGCAAGGCCTAACTCCCTAGACAGTGATCCATCTGGCCTTTACTGTCCTCCTGCATGTACCCACTAACCTTCATCCTACATTTGCCTTATGTAAATCTAGAATGTTGTCAGCACTTTGGAAATAGTCTTTGAGGCCACTGGTGTTGGCCTCAGTGAAATAAATCCCTTTCTTGTTTCACTACCATTCATCACTCTGCCTTTGGAGTTTGGGGTGAGTGGTCGAACCTGGTCTGTTTGAGACTCCCAGAGCCACGGGCTTTTGCATTCCTGTGATCCACCTACATTTTCACTGTCTTTTGTCAGTTCTTTCAAGAGAAAGTGa from Neovison vison isolate M4711 chromosome 6, ASM_NN_V1, whole genome shotgun sequence encodes:
- the PDE12 gene encoding 2',5'-phosphodiesterase 12, producing the protein MWRLPGSRAVLRGVRTAVEWHTRAEAATEKAAGAMERAVVRCVPSEPKLSLSFALADGSHKNMQRDQSEPLGRALSRIATNALKGHAKAAAAKKSRKNRPNASGGVASAGPGPESTAASEPVVKLYYREEAVAEDVLNVDAWQDGAVLQIGDVKYKVERNPPAFTELQLPRYIMAGFPVCPKLSLEFGDPPSSVFRWYKEAKAGAAEPEGGGPSSLSPSSPSAGWTETGVNERVYTPSNADIGLRLKLHCTPGNGQRFGPSRELESVCPVEAGPGTCTFDHRHLYTKKVTDDSLIRTVSYNLLADTYAQTEFSRSVLYPYCAPYALELDYRQNLIQKELTGYNADLICLQEVDRSVFTDSLVPALEAFGLEGVFRIKQHEGLATFYRKAKFTLLSQHDISFHEALESDPLHKELLEKLVLYPSAQERVLQRSSVLQVSVLQSTKDSSKRICVANTHLYWHPKGGYIRLIQMAVALAHIRHVSCDLYPDIPVIFCGDFNSTPSTGMYHFVVNGSIPEDHEDWASNGEEERCNMSLTHFFKLKSACGEPAYTNYVGGFHGCLDYIFIDLNALEVEQVIPLPSHEEVTTHQALPSVSHPSDHIALVCDLKWK